A DNA window from Falco peregrinus isolate bFalPer1 chromosome 8, bFalPer1.pri, whole genome shotgun sequence contains the following coding sequences:
- the WDR75 gene encoding WD repeat-containing protein 75 isoform X2: protein MYCVATEETLRLMGGHAGLVTGIQLNPHNHMQLYSSSLDGSIKLWDFMDGIPIKTFTVGSKLLALYALASSEDSVFVVIPKSGERDTFQLVSVKLTKAAGQDLEAKELSVVLHGVGASPKSIAFGREGEYVASVKDLNLQVYFFKQKQLNRFSLSAMKTKGGNNHFTCVACHPTEDCIATGHADGKIRLWRNFYHKKEYTFSTLHWHHDTVMDLAFSIEGTSLLSGGVESVLVLWHNGSDCRKDFLPRLGSPIEYISMSSDGALCCTLHTDNRITIINSNLRFSKSIQGLIKTTDVKTGLVVDPRTKALVLNGEPGHLQFYCLQSDQQLFSLDIVQRQYIHQAGLKQTDLVKVAFSAQGKWLATVEERDEVTDPELQLKLWFYDEETQSFKLNTRINMPHEDHITDMCFRDMDELEDDSLILVTAGRDCVFKVWVMVEDTDPEAQQSVSWNCDFVGSYHNYQATNCCFSEDGSVLAVSFEETVTVWDSVTWDLKCTFCHPPGKIRNICFGRLTCSKYLIGATDHGFLCCWNLLSCALEWSAHLNILVLQPDPLSEYIAAVSWLSKESSLFVFKPNEPRPIYIQRNLCKEKIQLAAFIPRDEPETVGSEKYLWLRRSQLFFLTDTQELMTLSTKSLEERLTPSSKQLAVEESLPVTPFSLLLGKHRCQQSQQDIDLGKRVVQNKHEQDSPAVKELLHTPAHVLPSASFLCPIFINSLLISKENKSAEVAADEVEMESEKAEDESDEERDITEMEQEDTSPMELLGEMTCKLSKSQEKELRKIRKMDYSWISAF, encoded by the exons ATGTACTGCGTGGCCACCGAGGAGACGCTGCGGTTGATGGGCGGCCACGCCGGCCTGGTGACGGGCATCCAGCTCAACCCCCACAACCATATGCAG ctcTATTCTTCCTCTCTTGATGGCAGCATTAAGCTGTGGGACTTCATGGATGGGATTCCCATTAAA actttcacTGTAGGATCCAAACTTCTGGCACTGTACGCACTTGCGAGTTCTGAGGACTCAGTGTTTGTTGTCATTCCAAAGAGTGGTGAAAGAG ATACATTCCAACTGGTCTCAGTTAAGCTGACAAAAGCAGCAGGCCAAGATCTGGAAGCCAAGGAATTGTCAGTGGTTTTGCATGGTGTGGGTGCATCACCGAAGTCTATTGCATTTGGGAGAGAA GGTGAATATGTGGCATCAGTGAAGGACCTTAATCtccaagtttattttttcaaacagaaacagTTGAACAG ATTTTCTTTAAGTGCAATGAAGACAAAAGGTGGAAACAATCACTTCACTTGCGTAGCATGCCATCCTACGGAGGATTGTATTGCAACTGGCCATGCTGATGGAAAGATTCGCCTCTG GAGGAATTTCTACCACAAGAAAGAATACACATTTTCCACACTGCATTGGCATCATGATACTGTCATGGATCTAGCTTTTTCTATAGAGG GAACCAGCTTGCTGAGTGGTGGAGTTGAATCTGTTCTAGTTCTGTGGCACAATGGATCAGATTGTCGAAAGGATTTCCTTCCCCGTTTGGGATCTCCTATTGAGTACATCTCCATGTCATCTGATGGTGCACTCTGTTGCACCTTGCATACAGACAACA gaattACAATAATCAACAGCAACCTAAGATTTTCCAAAAGTATTCAAGGGCTAATCAAAA CTACGGATGTCAAGACAGGTCTAGTGGTTGATCCTAGAACCAAGGCTTTGGTCCTGAATGGAGAGCCTGGCCACTTGCAATTCTATTGTCTCCAAAGTGACCAACAGCTGTTCAGT TTGGATATTGTGCAACGACAATACATTCATCAGGCAGGTTTGAAGCAAACTGACTTGGTAAAAGTTGCGTTTAGTGCACAAGGCAAGTGGTTGGCAACAGTAGAGGAGAGAGACGAAGTAACCGACCCTGAGTTACAGTTGAAGCTGTGGTTCTATGATGAAGAAACACAAAG cTTTAAGCTGAACACTAGAATAAATATGCCCCATGAGGACCACATAACAGACATGTGCTTTCGTGACATGGATGAATTAGAAGATGACTCTCTGATACTGGTAACAGCTGGCAGAGACTGCGTGTTTAAAGTCTGGGTGATGGTAGAAGACACTGATCCAGAAG CACAGCAAAGTGTGAGCTGGAACTGTGACTTCGTAGGCAGCTACCACAACTACCAAGCTACTAACTGCTGTTTCTCAGAAGACGGCTCTGTGCTTGCTGTTAGCTTTGAAGAAACTGTCACTGTATGGGATTCAGTTACTTGGGATCTTAAGTGTACGTTTTGCCATCCACCTGGAAAAATAAG GAACATCTGCTTTGGGAGACTAACATGTTCCAAGTACCTTATTGGTGCCACTGATCATGGCTTTCTGTGTTGCTGGAACCTACTCAGTTGTGCAT tggaATGGAGCGCCCACCTCAACATCTTAGTTCTGCAACCTGATCCCCTTTCAGAATACATTGCTGCTGTCTCATGGCTCTCAAAAGAGTCCAGCC tgtttgtgTTTAAACCAAATGAGCCACGACCAATCTATATCCAGAGGAACCTTTGTAAGGAAAAGATCCAGCTTGCTGCCTTCATTCCAAGAGATGAACCTGAAACAGTTGGCTCAGAAAAATACCTTTGGCTAAGAAGATCCCAACTATTTTTTCTTACGGATACACAA GAGCTAATGACGCTTAGCACAAAGTCTCTAGAAGAAAGGCTTACACCGTCAAGCAAACAG CTGGCAGTAGAAGAAAGTCTTCCTGTGACCCCATTTAGCTTGCTGTTGGGAAAGCACAGATGTCAGCAATCACAGCAGGATATAGACCTTGGAAAACGAGTTGTTCAAAATAAGCATGAGCAAGATTCACCTGCTGTCAAAGAG cttttgcacACTCCAGCACATGTTTTGCCAtctgcttccttcctctgtCCTATATTTATTAATTCATTGCTCATCTCCAAAGAGAACAAAAG TGCTGAAGTAGCTGCTGATGAAGTAGAAATGgaaagtgaaaaagcagaggaTGAATCAGATGAAGAAAGAGACATTACTGAAATGGAACAAGAAGATACAAGTCCTATGGAATTATTAGGAGAGATGACATGTAAACTGTCTAAATCCCAGGAAAAAGAGCTAcgaaaaataagaaaaatggaCTACAGCTGGATATCAGCTTTCTAA
- the WDR75 gene encoding WD repeat-containing protein 75 isoform X1, protein MVAPATLRVVRCGGSTLHGARAVFSADSKYLLCASGDFVKMYCVATEETLRLMGGHAGLVTGIQLNPHNHMQLYSSSLDGSIKLWDFMDGIPIKTFTVGSKLLALYALASSEDSVFVVIPKSGERDTFQLVSVKLTKAAGQDLEAKELSVVLHGVGASPKSIAFGREGEYVASVKDLNLQVYFFKQKQLNRFSLSAMKTKGGNNHFTCVACHPTEDCIATGHADGKIRLWRNFYHKKEYTFSTLHWHHDTVMDLAFSIEGTSLLSGGVESVLVLWHNGSDCRKDFLPRLGSPIEYISMSSDGALCCTLHTDNRITIINSNLRFSKSIQGLIKTTDVKTGLVVDPRTKALVLNGEPGHLQFYCLQSDQQLFSLDIVQRQYIHQAGLKQTDLVKVAFSAQGKWLATVEERDEVTDPELQLKLWFYDEETQSFKLNTRINMPHEDHITDMCFRDMDELEDDSLILVTAGRDCVFKVWVMVEDTDPEAQQSVSWNCDFVGSYHNYQATNCCFSEDGSVLAVSFEETVTVWDSVTWDLKCTFCHPPGKIRNICFGRLTCSKYLIGATDHGFLCCWNLLSCALEWSAHLNILVLQPDPLSEYIAAVSWLSKESSLFVFKPNEPRPIYIQRNLCKEKIQLAAFIPRDEPETVGSEKYLWLRRSQLFFLTDTQELMTLSTKSLEERLTPSSKQLAVEESLPVTPFSLLLGKHRCQQSQQDIDLGKRVVQNKHEQDSPAVKELLHTPAHVLPSASFLCPIFINSLLISKENKSAEVAADEVEMESEKAEDESDEERDITEMEQEDTSPMELLGEMTCKLSKSQEKELRKIRKMDYSWISAF, encoded by the exons ATGGTGGCGCCGGCCACGCTCCGCGTGGTGCGATGCGGCGGCAGCACCCTCCACGGCGCCAGGGCCGTCTTCTCCGCCGATTCCAA GTACCTGCTGTGCGCCTCCGGCGACTTCGTGAAGATGTACTGCGTGGCCACCGAGGAGACGCTGCGGTTGATGGGCGGCCACGCCGGCCTGGTGACGGGCATCCAGCTCAACCCCCACAACCATATGCAG ctcTATTCTTCCTCTCTTGATGGCAGCATTAAGCTGTGGGACTTCATGGATGGGATTCCCATTAAA actttcacTGTAGGATCCAAACTTCTGGCACTGTACGCACTTGCGAGTTCTGAGGACTCAGTGTTTGTTGTCATTCCAAAGAGTGGTGAAAGAG ATACATTCCAACTGGTCTCAGTTAAGCTGACAAAAGCAGCAGGCCAAGATCTGGAAGCCAAGGAATTGTCAGTGGTTTTGCATGGTGTGGGTGCATCACCGAAGTCTATTGCATTTGGGAGAGAA GGTGAATATGTGGCATCAGTGAAGGACCTTAATCtccaagtttattttttcaaacagaaacagTTGAACAG ATTTTCTTTAAGTGCAATGAAGACAAAAGGTGGAAACAATCACTTCACTTGCGTAGCATGCCATCCTACGGAGGATTGTATTGCAACTGGCCATGCTGATGGAAAGATTCGCCTCTG GAGGAATTTCTACCACAAGAAAGAATACACATTTTCCACACTGCATTGGCATCATGATACTGTCATGGATCTAGCTTTTTCTATAGAGG GAACCAGCTTGCTGAGTGGTGGAGTTGAATCTGTTCTAGTTCTGTGGCACAATGGATCAGATTGTCGAAAGGATTTCCTTCCCCGTTTGGGATCTCCTATTGAGTACATCTCCATGTCATCTGATGGTGCACTCTGTTGCACCTTGCATACAGACAACA gaattACAATAATCAACAGCAACCTAAGATTTTCCAAAAGTATTCAAGGGCTAATCAAAA CTACGGATGTCAAGACAGGTCTAGTGGTTGATCCTAGAACCAAGGCTTTGGTCCTGAATGGAGAGCCTGGCCACTTGCAATTCTATTGTCTCCAAAGTGACCAACAGCTGTTCAGT TTGGATATTGTGCAACGACAATACATTCATCAGGCAGGTTTGAAGCAAACTGACTTGGTAAAAGTTGCGTTTAGTGCACAAGGCAAGTGGTTGGCAACAGTAGAGGAGAGAGACGAAGTAACCGACCCTGAGTTACAGTTGAAGCTGTGGTTCTATGATGAAGAAACACAAAG cTTTAAGCTGAACACTAGAATAAATATGCCCCATGAGGACCACATAACAGACATGTGCTTTCGTGACATGGATGAATTAGAAGATGACTCTCTGATACTGGTAACAGCTGGCAGAGACTGCGTGTTTAAAGTCTGGGTGATGGTAGAAGACACTGATCCAGAAG CACAGCAAAGTGTGAGCTGGAACTGTGACTTCGTAGGCAGCTACCACAACTACCAAGCTACTAACTGCTGTTTCTCAGAAGACGGCTCTGTGCTTGCTGTTAGCTTTGAAGAAACTGTCACTGTATGGGATTCAGTTACTTGGGATCTTAAGTGTACGTTTTGCCATCCACCTGGAAAAATAAG GAACATCTGCTTTGGGAGACTAACATGTTCCAAGTACCTTATTGGTGCCACTGATCATGGCTTTCTGTGTTGCTGGAACCTACTCAGTTGTGCAT tggaATGGAGCGCCCACCTCAACATCTTAGTTCTGCAACCTGATCCCCTTTCAGAATACATTGCTGCTGTCTCATGGCTCTCAAAAGAGTCCAGCC tgtttgtgTTTAAACCAAATGAGCCACGACCAATCTATATCCAGAGGAACCTTTGTAAGGAAAAGATCCAGCTTGCTGCCTTCATTCCAAGAGATGAACCTGAAACAGTTGGCTCAGAAAAATACCTTTGGCTAAGAAGATCCCAACTATTTTTTCTTACGGATACACAA GAGCTAATGACGCTTAGCACAAAGTCTCTAGAAGAAAGGCTTACACCGTCAAGCAAACAG CTGGCAGTAGAAGAAAGTCTTCCTGTGACCCCATTTAGCTTGCTGTTGGGAAAGCACAGATGTCAGCAATCACAGCAGGATATAGACCTTGGAAAACGAGTTGTTCAAAATAAGCATGAGCAAGATTCACCTGCTGTCAAAGAG cttttgcacACTCCAGCACATGTTTTGCCAtctgcttccttcctctgtCCTATATTTATTAATTCATTGCTCATCTCCAAAGAGAACAAAAG TGCTGAAGTAGCTGCTGATGAAGTAGAAATGgaaagtgaaaaagcagaggaTGAATCAGATGAAGAAAGAGACATTACTGAAATGGAACAAGAAGATACAAGTCCTATGGAATTATTAGGAGAGATGACATGTAAACTGTCTAAATCCCAGGAAAAAGAGCTAcgaaaaataagaaaaatggaCTACAGCTGGATATCAGCTTTCTAA